Proteins encoded by one window of Paenibacillus urinalis:
- a CDS encoding S66 peptidase family protein codes for MAIAPPILQAGDTVGLVTLGSPLSAETIDSRIEVLQGSGFNVIIGNHVYDQDGFLAGTNEERASDLMSMFENEEVRLILATRGGTGVAGILPYLDYDVIRNNPKIVSGYSDITILLNVLYQYADLITLQSLMLIDFAPQTPAYNFDQFYNATSTLQLQRQITNPPSIPQISRIQGNVTGPIVGGNLASFMDTIGTPYEIDVRDKILLLEETHEPTNTIYRYLNHLLLANKLQECAGIVMGECTGCIEAYGVSYQQLIEEVIVPLGKPLMTNVTTAHGIYKAAIPIGATVNLNTYENTLTVIEPTVSAEQ; via the coding sequence ATGGCTATTGCTCCCCCTATTTTACAAGCAGGAGACACTGTGGGTCTAGTCACATTAGGCAGCCCGTTAAGCGCTGAAACCATCGATTCACGAATCGAGGTCCTTCAGGGCTCTGGTTTTAATGTAATTATTGGCAACCATGTATATGATCAGGACGGGTTCCTGGCAGGAACAAACGAGGAGCGGGCATCCGACCTTATGAGCATGTTTGAGAACGAAGAGGTCAGATTAATTCTTGCAACACGCGGCGGCACTGGAGTTGCCGGCATTCTTCCTTATCTTGACTATGATGTAATCCGCAATAATCCCAAAATCGTATCCGGCTATAGTGATATTACAATACTGCTGAATGTGCTCTATCAATACGCGGACCTCATTACACTGCAGAGCCTCATGCTTATTGACTTCGCACCACAAACGCCTGCTTATAACTTCGATCAATTTTATAATGCAACCTCTACTTTACAGCTCCAAAGACAGATTACGAACCCTCCCAGCATTCCTCAAATCAGCAGGATTCAAGGCAATGTAACGGGACCTATCGTTGGAGGGAATTTAGCCTCCTTCATGGATACCATTGGAACTCCCTATGAAATTGATGTACGAGACAAAATATTGTTGCTTGAAGAAACGCATGAGCCGACCAATACGATCTATCGTTATCTAAATCATCTCTTGCTGGCGAATAAACTACAGGAGTGTGCGGGCATTGTGATGGGGGAATGCACCGGATGTATTGAGGCCTATGGGGTCTCCTACCAGCAGTTAATAGAAGAAGTTATCGTACCGCTAGGCAAGCCCCTCATGACCAATGTGACAACTGCTCACGGGATATATAAAGCCGCAATTCCCATTGGAGCGACGGTAAATTTAAACACCTATGAGAACACTCTGACAGTCATTGAACCGACGGTCAGTGCTGAACAATAA
- a CDS encoding helix-turn-helix domain-containing protein: protein MTDHQRLVSVESQTEYSVTSGATETRIFVKMYVDAAKAGLIADMGAQNWATLCVIASFMDAQGNCYPTQDQIAKYLGVNRTTANKYVRRLTEYRWNGRPVIHAIKDRAPKGTWQNTRYTVLPISQLAIFDAEPDTLDSG from the coding sequence ATGACCGATCATCAACGTCTCGTCAGCGTAGAGTCCCAAACGGAATATTCCGTAACGTCAGGCGCTACCGAAACGCGCATCTTCGTTAAAATGTACGTCGATGCCGCTAAGGCCGGACTTATAGCGGATATGGGAGCGCAGAACTGGGCGACACTTTGCGTTATCGCTTCGTTTATGGACGCGCAAGGTAATTGCTATCCTACGCAAGATCAGATCGCGAAGTACCTCGGAGTCAACCGCACGACTGCGAACAAGTACGTAAGGCGGTTAACGGAATATCGCTGGAACGGGCGTCCGGTGATACACGCAATAAAAGATAGGGCGCCCAAAGGTACGTGGCAGAATACGCGGTACACGGTACTTCCGATCAGTCAACTTGCGATATTTGATGCGGAGCCAGATACGTTAGATAGCGGATAG
- a CDS encoding FAD-dependent monooxygenase, with amino-acid sequence MNPQVLIVGAGPTGLVMALALQKQGIPFRIVDKNSGTGEASRAIVVHARTLEYYQQLGLAEELAQRGIPIQELQIRKDGELKASMKMGDIGLGISPYPYVLSLPQDEHEAILESALKERGDRVEWNTELISFREEGDVVHAVLEKQGECEEAIFQYICGCDGAHSAVRKGLELSFAGGTYEQMFYVADVKSAVPIQGLHISFNHDGFCLTAPVRTTGYVRLIGIIPKAVLEQGLPDDFNVIAPYASSNTEAEIQEVNWFSTFKVHHRVSEHFRKGRIFIAGDAGHVHSPAGGQGMNTGIGDAMNLAWKLAAVLQGEADEQILDSYETERIGFAKTLVATTDRAFQIMVGKGINSKLAMEVIVPYFVPVLFHLPPARRKAFEILSQTRIHYPDSLLSEGKAGHLQAGDRLPWVEMSEDNYKPLQSMKWQLHVYGQADPELVLSADDRSIPLYEFNDPSAFKKAGIPLGSLFLVRPDGYIGFAQAVQNVEQLVTYLNKIKINISS; translated from the coding sequence ATGAATCCTCAAGTGTTGATCGTCGGCGCCGGTCCAACAGGTTTAGTGATGGCCTTGGCCTTGCAGAAGCAGGGAATCCCGTTTCGAATTGTTGACAAAAACAGTGGAACGGGAGAAGCCTCTAGAGCGATTGTCGTTCATGCGCGAACACTGGAATATTACCAGCAGCTTGGTTTAGCGGAGGAATTGGCTCAGCGGGGTATTCCCATCCAGGAACTACAGATTCGTAAAGACGGGGAGCTTAAAGCGAGCATGAAAATGGGGGATATTGGCCTTGGGATCAGTCCCTATCCTTATGTACTCAGCCTTCCTCAGGATGAGCATGAGGCCATTCTGGAAAGCGCGCTGAAGGAGCGAGGAGACCGTGTGGAGTGGAATACGGAACTAATATCTTTCAGAGAAGAGGGAGATGTGGTCCATGCGGTTCTTGAGAAGCAAGGGGAGTGCGAGGAGGCCATCTTTCAATACATATGTGGCTGTGACGGTGCTCATAGTGCAGTCCGTAAAGGACTGGAGCTTTCCTTTGCCGGCGGAACCTATGAACAAATGTTTTATGTGGCGGATGTGAAGAGCGCTGTCCCGATCCAGGGTCTGCATATAAGCTTTAACCATGACGGATTCTGCCTTACGGCACCGGTGCGCACAACCGGATATGTCAGGTTAATCGGTATTATACCGAAAGCGGTACTGGAGCAGGGTCTCCCGGATGATTTTAATGTCATTGCTCCCTATGCGTCATCAAATACGGAAGCAGAGATTCAAGAGGTGAACTGGTTCTCTACCTTCAAGGTACATCACAGAGTCAGCGAGCATTTCCGAAAAGGACGTATTTTTATTGCAGGTGATGCAGGACATGTCCATAGCCCGGCAGGGGGACAAGGAATGAATACAGGGATTGGGGATGCGATGAACCTGGCCTGGAAGCTCGCCGCTGTTCTTCAAGGAGAAGCAGACGAGCAAATTCTGGATTCCTATGAAACAGAAAGAATCGGATTTGCAAAGACCCTTGTAGCAACGACAGACCGCGCTTTTCAGATTATGGTGGGCAAGGGGATAAACTCCAAATTAGCGATGGAGGTGATTGTTCCGTATTTTGTACCTGTTCTGTTCCATCTTCCGCCGGCCCGGAGAAAAGCATTTGAAATCCTGTCCCAAACGCGGATTCATTATCCGGACAGTCTGCTGAGTGAAGGCAAAGCCGGCCATCTGCAGGCAGGTGACCGTTTGCCATGGGTAGAGATGTCAGAAGATAATTATAAGCCTTTGCAATCCATGAAGTGGCAGCTTCATGTGTATGGTCAAGCAGATCCAGAATTGGTCCTGTCTGCTGACGACCGTTCCATTCCATTATATGAGTTCAACGACCCTTCAGCCTTTAAAAAAGCAGGCATTCCTCTGGGTTCCCTATTTCTCGTCCGGCCGGACGGATATATTGGCTTTGCACAAGCGGTGCAAAATGTGGAACAGCTTGTCACCTATCTGAACAAGATAAAAATAAACATATCGAGCTAA
- a CDS encoding LysR family transcriptional regulator: protein MTTLQQLKYVIEVANRGSMNEAAKRLFISQPSLSKAIKELEEEIGITIFERTNKGITLSMEGAEFMGYARQVTEQAELLESRYRNAKPSPQHFSVSTQHYAFAVNAFVKLVKEHGLDEYELALRETKTYEIIEDVKTLRSEIGILYLNEFNAKVINRLLDSANLQFHSLFVAKPHIFISIHNPLAKQSIVTIEELEEYPYLSFDQGEYNSFHFSEEILSTLSHKKSIRVNDRATLFNLLIGLNGYTISTGVLSADLNGNDIIPVPLDCKETINVGWIAHKNAMMSKLAAAYVDALHEAIL from the coding sequence ATGACGACACTGCAGCAGTTAAAATACGTGATTGAGGTTGCGAACCGCGGCTCCATGAATGAGGCCGCCAAGCGGCTGTTTATATCTCAGCCGAGCTTGTCCAAGGCGATCAAAGAGCTGGAGGAAGAGATCGGCATTACTATATTTGAACGGACAAATAAGGGGATTACGCTGTCAATGGAGGGTGCCGAATTCATGGGGTACGCCAGACAGGTGACCGAGCAGGCAGAGCTGCTGGAGAGCAGATATCGGAACGCCAAGCCGTCTCCACAGCATTTTTCAGTCTCTACCCAGCACTATGCCTTTGCCGTCAACGCTTTTGTGAAGCTGGTGAAGGAGCACGGATTAGATGAATATGAGCTGGCGCTACGGGAAACGAAGACTTATGAGATTATTGAAGATGTCAAAACACTGCGCAGCGAGATTGGGATCTTGTATTTAAATGAGTTTAATGCCAAAGTTATCAATCGACTCCTGGATTCCGCCAATTTGCAGTTTCACAGCTTGTTTGTAGCGAAGCCGCATATCTTCATTAGTATCCATAACCCGCTGGCGAAGCAGTCCATAGTGACCATTGAGGAGCTGGAGGAGTATCCTTATTTGTCCTTTGATCAGGGGGAATACAATTCCTTTCATTTCTCCGAGGAGATCTTAAGCACGCTGTCACACAAGAAGAGTATACGTGTCAATGACAGAGCAACACTGTTTAATCTGCTGATTGGCCTGAATGGGTATACGATCTCAACGGGTGTACTAAGTGCAGACTTAAATGGAAATGATATTATTCCCGTTCCGCTGGATTGCAAGGAAACGATTAACGTGGGTTGGATCGCTCATAAGAATGCAATGATGTCCAAGCTGGCGGCTGCCTACGTAGATGCGCTGCATGAAGCGATTTTATAG
- a CDS encoding alpha-L-arabinofuranosidase C-terminal domain-containing protein — protein MIKNEQLIAHYKFEDESNAGKDATNNGNDGVLKGSKLPEIHNVDGRSSLTLAGGSNGTSYMELPSNLLKGVSDHTGITVAAWIHPGKVNSVWERIIDFGGGEGNPYLFLTRNLRGVCYAGDEIVADPGKIFPAGKWLHVAISIRGTEGGTLSSAGPVVYANGEPIGDGTISQTSSGTYAKLRAWFDTFTNGTNYNRNFIGKSQFSADADFQGSISDVRIYQAALTKDEVIEVMCESLSDEQIVKLAKSKYLSAPNSIIKADIELPSSLMGGKVQVEWSSSNSEAITNQGKVNKNIQQPAGVTLTAKLSAGEHDASQSYVVSVLPEAVPNHTLTIEGNNEVVDISEVMYGLFYEDINNAADGGIYAELVQNRSFEAFEYDSYSHVCGECGVSTGRNRDALFAWYGDTDKLTVHNSGGLNEHFDIQDKDVNSYYVTAADGAVIYNKGFNDFNHNCAMSIKKDEEYLFSIWTKAGQTGSITLQLLDQDGDELSDKVVVHVEAGEWKKYGAESPIVLRGTKNALGQLSLTFSGEISIDMVSLFPANVWGAAEEESSSTAHSNYVGNPNYRLRKDLVEALVNLHPKFLRFPGGCISEGSHIWENVYDWKESVRDVELRKENYNVWGYMMTMGLGYMEYFQLAEDLNSTPLPVMACGVLCQARSDYANPAGGALRDYYISNFTDLIDFAISTDYEKNEWAALRKNMGHEAPFDLRYLGVGNENWGTEFFANFEIFKAAIDEHMQQYYPDHELHIISTVGAQADDDAYQQGWKFLSGGLEGSAQVSFTDGKTSIEETITWYGKQPNYMDTIADEHYYRSNEYLLENADRYNYYYRAYNEDGSLNETETSKVFVGEYASTDKNTLAGAVAEAAIMTSFENNADVVRLAATAPLFNKIRTDNLYRWTPDCIWFDDETVWYTPNYYVQQLFAKYIGNKGLATSFTTYRNGEETKLIPHGGIEISAGKAEVHVKRVVVTSNTDGSVLLDQDFTKPLSPEWQVIPGSAGYELDSEEGLVLQAQPIGRNGIYLMNEAWTNYTVEFTAKKAPGDDGFYIGAGLTDITAEHKNVIEYAIGYNGNATGVKVFKNGVEAYTLGDYSSSTAAGNLRAASYEELANDTEYTITVNYGGNDGKHLICFYTDGHKVSKVLDYKLEAYNREVYHSVTKDEKHVYVKLVNPDTSGKSIKIDLDSLNTASKGQLTVLTGDASLVHVPNVNKRDDEKVQPYQTEVEVEQASVVISLPANSVNVLVLELI, from the coding sequence ATGATAAAGAACGAGCAACTAATCGCGCATTACAAGTTTGAGGATGAGAGCAATGCAGGCAAGGATGCAACAAATAACGGTAACGACGGTGTGCTTAAAGGGAGCAAGCTTCCTGAAATACATAATGTAGACGGCAGGTCTTCACTAACTTTGGCAGGCGGGAGCAATGGAACATCTTATATGGAGCTGCCATCCAATCTGCTGAAGGGAGTTAGTGATCATACGGGAATTACGGTAGCTGCCTGGATTCATCCCGGCAAAGTTAACAGTGTGTGGGAGCGTATCATCGACTTTGGTGGAGGGGAAGGAAACCCGTATCTGTTCTTGACCCGTAACTTAAGAGGCGTATGCTATGCGGGAGACGAGATCGTTGCAGATCCAGGGAAGATTTTCCCGGCGGGAAAATGGTTGCATGTTGCGATTTCAATCCGCGGTACCGAGGGCGGTACACTCAGCAGTGCCGGTCCTGTCGTATATGCTAACGGAGAACCGATTGGTGACGGAACGATCAGCCAGACCTCCAGTGGAACCTATGCGAAGCTGAGAGCATGGTTTGATACTTTTACAAACGGTACGAACTATAATCGAAACTTCATTGGCAAATCTCAGTTTAGTGCGGATGCCGATTTCCAGGGATCTATATCCGATGTGCGTATTTATCAAGCTGCGCTTACTAAGGATGAAGTCATCGAGGTCATGTGCGAATCCCTGTCCGATGAACAGATTGTCAAGCTGGCCAAGAGCAAATATTTAAGCGCACCGAACTCTATTATCAAAGCCGATATAGAGCTTCCATCTTCACTTATGGGGGGCAAAGTCCAAGTAGAGTGGAGCTCCAGCAATTCGGAAGCGATTACGAATCAGGGAAAAGTAAACAAGAACATCCAACAGCCTGCTGGTGTTACACTTACCGCTAAACTTAGCGCTGGCGAGCATGATGCTTCCCAGAGCTATGTCGTTTCTGTGCTGCCTGAAGCTGTCCCGAATCATACGCTGACGATTGAAGGAAATAACGAGGTCGTTGATATTAGTGAGGTTATGTATGGATTGTTCTATGAGGACATCAACAATGCGGCTGATGGAGGGATCTATGCAGAGCTGGTGCAGAACCGCTCCTTTGAAGCGTTTGAATACGACAGCTACTCTCATGTATGCGGCGAATGCGGTGTCTCTACCGGACGTAACCGTGATGCTCTCTTTGCATGGTATGGTGACACAGATAAGCTCACGGTTCATAACAGCGGCGGACTTAACGAGCATTTTGATATTCAGGACAAGGATGTTAACAGCTATTATGTGACTGCAGCGGATGGCGCTGTAATTTATAATAAAGGGTTTAACGATTTCAACCATAACTGCGCCATGTCTATTAAAAAAGACGAGGAATATTTGTTCTCCATCTGGACGAAAGCGGGTCAAACCGGGAGCATTACGCTTCAGCTGCTGGATCAGGATGGAGACGAGCTCAGTGACAAAGTCGTTGTTCACGTCGAGGCAGGGGAATGGAAGAAATACGGAGCGGAATCACCCATCGTACTTCGAGGTACGAAGAATGCACTGGGACAGTTATCTCTCACTTTCAGCGGAGAGATTTCGATCGATATGGTCTCGTTATTCCCAGCAAATGTATGGGGTGCTGCAGAGGAAGAAAGCTCTTCTACTGCACATTCCAACTATGTAGGGAACCCGAACTATCGTCTGCGTAAGGATCTGGTTGAGGCACTGGTTAATCTGCACCCTAAATTTCTGCGTTTCCCAGGTGGTTGTATCTCTGAAGGTTCACACATTTGGGAGAATGTCTATGATTGGAAAGAATCCGTGCGTGATGTAGAGTTGCGCAAGGAGAACTATAACGTTTGGGGCTATATGATGACGATGGGTCTTGGCTATATGGAATACTTCCAGCTGGCCGAGGATTTGAATTCGACTCCGCTTCCAGTTATGGCCTGTGGTGTACTGTGTCAAGCACGTTCAGATTATGCAAATCCAGCCGGAGGAGCGCTGAGAGACTACTATATCAGCAATTTTACAGATTTGATTGATTTTGCGATCAGCACGGATTATGAGAAGAATGAATGGGCTGCTCTACGTAAGAATATGGGCCATGAAGCGCCGTTCGATCTTCGATATCTGGGTGTAGGGAACGAGAACTGGGGAACAGAATTCTTCGCTAACTTTGAAATTTTCAAAGCGGCGATTGATGAGCATATGCAGCAGTACTATCCGGATCATGAGCTTCACATCATCTCTACCGTTGGGGCACAGGCGGACGATGATGCTTACCAGCAGGGGTGGAAATTCCTAAGCGGAGGACTCGAAGGCTCAGCTCAAGTAAGCTTTACCGATGGCAAGACAAGTATTGAAGAGACCATCACTTGGTATGGCAAGCAGCCGAATTATATGGATACCATCGCGGATGAGCATTATTACCGTTCCAATGAGTATTTGCTGGAAAATGCCGACCGTTACAATTACTACTACCGTGCTTATAACGAAGATGGCAGCTTGAACGAGACTGAGACGTCCAAAGTGTTTGTCGGAGAGTATGCCTCCACAGATAAGAATACACTGGCGGGTGCGGTAGCAGAAGCGGCGATTATGACCAGCTTCGAGAATAATGCAGATGTTGTCCGACTTGCGGCGACCGCTCCATTGTTCAATAAAATACGGACAGACAATCTGTATCGCTGGACACCGGACTGCATTTGGTTTGATGATGAGACGGTCTGGTATACGCCGAACTATTACGTGCAGCAGCTCTTCGCCAAATATATCGGTAACAAAGGGCTGGCCACATCATTCACTACCTATCGAAACGGGGAGGAGACCAAGCTGATTCCGCACGGTGGAATTGAAATCTCAGCTGGAAAAGCAGAGGTTCACGTGAAACGGGTCGTCGTTACTTCAAACACAGACGGCAGCGTTCTGCTGGATCAAGATTTTACGAAGCCGCTGAGCCCAGAATGGCAGGTCATTCCTGGCTCTGCCGGTTATGAGCTTGATTCCGAGGAGGGGCTAGTCCTCCAAGCTCAGCCAATCGGTCGCAACGGTATCTACCTCATGAATGAGGCTTGGACGAATTATACAGTGGAATTTACGGCGAAGAAGGCGCCTGGGGATGATGGTTTTTACATTGGAGCAGGACTCACGGATATTACAGCAGAGCATAAGAATGTCATTGAATACGCGATTGGCTATAACGGAAATGCAACCGGCGTCAAAGTGTTTAAGAACGGGGTTGAAGCCTACACGCTTGGTGACTATTCCTCCAGTACTGCAGCAGGTAATTTGCGTGCGGCAAGCTACGAAGAGCTTGCAAATGACACAGAATATACCATTACGGTGAATTATGGGGGCAATGATGGCAAACACCTCATCTGCTTCTACACAGACGGGCATAAGGTGAGCAAAGTGCTGGATTACAAGCTGGAAGCTTATAACCGAGAGGTCTATCATTCGGTGACGAAAGACGAGAAGCATGTCTATGTGAAGCTCGTTAACCCGGACACTTCGGGTAAATCGATCAAGATTGATCTGGACAGCTTGAATACAGCATCCAAAGGTCAGTTAACGGTTCTGACAGGAGATGCGTCTCTCGTCCATGTTCCTAACGTGAACAAGAGAGACGATGAGAAGGTACAGCCTTATCAAACAGAGGTTGAAGTAGAGCAAGCCTCTGTGGTTATTTCCCTGCCGGCAAACTCTGTCAATGTACTGGTACTAGAACTCATATAA
- a CDS encoding permease: protein MYRLSRISYAGISGILLLGFSLLLVLVVSMWQGALHIPSSLLQLNTIFMSILIEALPFVLIGVLIAGVIQIFVTEDHIRRWLPRSKPATILMSCVIGALFPACECGIVPIARRLVQKGVPLYAGVGFMLTGPLINPIVIASTYMAFGNDLQMAGLRMGIGFLIALLITFAVSMSFQGTQLRNASSSTSTAHQHAHKQHTSNSFTARFKHMLHHSIDEFFDMGKFLIIGAFIAAAVQTFVSAKSLVDIGTGMASSTLVMMGLAYVLSLCSEADAFIGSSFRHLFGTTPILGFLIFGPMLDLKNTIMMLSVFRTRFVVCLLALVVLTIFTTLMLLQPYI, encoded by the coding sequence ATGTACCGTCTATCACGTATTTCATATGCAGGAATCAGTGGAATCCTTCTGCTCGGTTTCTCATTATTGCTAGTTCTTGTTGTTTCCATGTGGCAAGGAGCACTTCATATTCCATCAAGTCTTCTTCAGCTGAACACCATTTTCATGAGCATACTCATTGAGGCATTACCGTTCGTACTCATTGGGGTGCTGATCGCTGGGGTTATTCAAATCTTTGTGACTGAAGATCATATTCGAAGATGGCTCCCCCGCAGCAAGCCTGCCACGATCCTCATGAGCTGTGTTATCGGAGCCCTCTTTCCCGCCTGTGAATGCGGCATTGTACCGATAGCAAGACGACTTGTTCAAAAAGGGGTCCCGCTCTATGCGGGTGTCGGTTTTATGCTGACGGGTCCACTCATTAATCCGATCGTCATCGCTTCTACGTACATGGCTTTTGGCAACGATCTGCAAATGGCTGGGCTGCGTATGGGCATCGGATTCTTGATTGCATTACTGATTACTTTTGCCGTGAGCATGTCTTTTCAAGGAACTCAATTGAGAAATGCTTCCTCATCCACATCCACAGCTCATCAGCATGCTCACAAGCAGCATACCTCCAATTCCTTCACTGCTCGCTTTAAACATATGCTTCATCATTCCATTGACGAATTTTTTGACATGGGGAAGTTTCTCATTATTGGAGCGTTCATCGCGGCAGCGGTTCAGACCTTCGTCTCTGCCAAATCCCTTGTTGATATAGGTACAGGTATGGCTTCATCTACTCTTGTTATGATGGGACTAGCCTATGTTCTGTCGCTATGCTCTGAAGCAGATGCCTTCATCGGTTCGTCCTTCCGTCATTTATTCGGCACAACACCTATTCTCGGATTTCTGATCTTCGGACCGATGCTGGACCTGAAGAACACCATAATGATGCTTAGCGTATTTCGGACCCGATTTGTTGTCTGCCTTCTTGCTCTTGTCGTGCTGACCATATTTACTACACTCATGCTGCTGCAACCCTATATATAA
- a CDS encoding TIGR03943 family putative permease subunit yields the protein MIIKWNGQQLFRAGILLLFSIMLFRLHFTGEILKFVNPKYELLSLSAAVLFACLFLIQLGRGWDKVSHEHNHHEHVHHEHVHHERVHHEHDHHEHVPSIKEQGNSMQPHAPHHCADDHCHHDHGDGKLNYKKLISYAIIIFPLTAGFLVPPQVLNASIADKKGGLMLLTGSQQNSAITDTTESTASNEDFALHNHHTGLIELPGYEEAVTDEHAEDEAVMENTVSRDEFNQIMVELEDKQSIVMEEHIFASYYERIANTPDKYAGRPIQLSGFVFRDEELSDNQLVISRFLITHCIADAALIGFLAEFPQAARLDEDTWIEATGVIDTTVHNGTRLPMIRITEWKESAAPDQPYVYPLSVRIL from the coding sequence ATGATCATCAAATGGAACGGACAACAGCTCTTTCGAGCTGGCATCCTGCTGCTATTTTCCATCATGCTGTTTCGGCTGCATTTCACCGGAGAAATATTGAAATTCGTTAATCCAAAATATGAGCTGCTCAGTCTTAGCGCTGCTGTCCTATTTGCATGCCTGTTTCTGATTCAGCTCGGAAGAGGCTGGGATAAGGTAAGTCATGAGCATAACCATCATGAGCACGTTCATCACGAGCACGTTCATCATGAGCGCGTTCATCACGAGCATGACCACCATGAGCACGTGCCTTCTATAAAAGAGCAAGGTAATTCAATGCAGCCGCATGCACCTCACCATTGCGCCGATGACCACTGTCATCACGATCATGGAGATGGCAAGCTCAATTATAAGAAACTCATCAGTTATGCCATCATTATCTTCCCGCTGACTGCAGGATTTCTTGTGCCTCCCCAGGTTCTGAATGCTTCCATCGCAGATAAGAAAGGCGGCTTGATGCTGTTAACCGGCTCACAGCAGAATTCGGCAATAACAGATACAACGGAATCGACAGCATCAAATGAAGATTTCGCTCTGCATAACCATCATACAGGGCTTATTGAGCTCCCGGGATATGAAGAGGCTGTCACAGATGAACATGCAGAGGATGAAGCCGTAATGGAGAACACGGTATCAAGGGATGAGTTTAATCAGATCATGGTGGAATTGGAGGACAAACAATCCATCGTGATGGAGGAGCATATTTTTGCTTCTTATTATGAACGTATTGCTAACACGCCGGATAAATATGCAGGCAGACCCATTCAGCTGTCCGGTTTTGTATTTCGGGATGAGGAGCTTTCAGACAACCAGCTCGTAATTTCGAGATTTTTAATTACCCATTGTATCGCAGATGCAGCCCTGATCGGATTTCTGGCTGAATTTCCGCAAGCAGCCCGGCTTGACGAGGATACATGGATTGAAGCGACCGGCGTCATCGATACGACGGTGCATAACGGAACTAGGCTGCCCATGATACGCATCACAGAATGGAAGGAATCCGCAGCCCCCGATCAGCCGTATGTCTATCCGCTGAGTGTAAGGATTTTGTGA
- a CDS encoding tyrosine-type recombinase/integrase — MNTNLKGWRTFLRHLNEEGYLPTNPAENVRLLKTERHIIPTFTREQIKLLLSQPDLSTFTGFRDYVFLLTLLETGIRISEIENVNVSDIKWKERVIKVMGKGRKERYVPFQSTLEKELKKYVQYRGLLDHDALFVNIDNSPMKKRTMQQNMQRYGIAAQIRGVRVSPHTMRHTFAKFYIMNGGDAFTLQKILGHTTLEMAQTYVSIFGTDIAKQHRKFSPLERLDDID, encoded by the coding sequence GTGAATACGAATCTCAAAGGGTGGCGTACGTTTCTGCGCCATTTAAACGAAGAGGGATACTTGCCGACGAATCCAGCCGAGAATGTCCGCTTGCTTAAAACGGAGCGTCACATCATTCCGACGTTTACGCGTGAGCAGATCAAGTTATTGCTATCGCAGCCGGATTTATCTACGTTTACGGGATTCCGCGATTACGTATTTTTGCTGACGTTATTGGAAACGGGCATACGGATTTCCGAGATTGAAAACGTAAATGTATCGGATATTAAGTGGAAAGAGCGCGTCATAAAAGTTATGGGTAAAGGGCGGAAAGAGCGTTATGTTCCGTTTCAGTCTACGTTGGAAAAAGAACTTAAAAAGTACGTTCAATATCGCGGCTTACTCGATCATGACGCGCTGTTCGTTAATATCGATAATAGTCCGATGAAGAAACGCACGATGCAGCAGAATATGCAACGTTACGGGATCGCGGCTCAGATACGAGGAGTTCGCGTTTCACCGCACACAATGCGTCATACGTTCGCGAAGTTTTACATTATGAACGGTGGGGACGCGTTTACGCTGCAGAAGATACTCGGCCATACTACGCTAGAAATGGCGCAGACTTACGTATCCATATTCGGAACGGATATCGCTAAGCAACACCGCAAGTTTTCGCCGCTTGAACGGTTAGACGATATAGATTAA
- a CDS encoding VanZ family protein: MKQKMHLYPVLILGLLLFYSYVVIKVILFKFGAVDVSILGQMISRVIENPASLSESMSYRSNMIWLHTIKDSLEHPTTHNLINLFGNVAIFIPFGFLAGTIIKQLSFVLVMLLSFSFSLLLECAQIVFSMGTFDVDDLLLNTSGAFIGYVLWKLCKLFIKKESPSAASNQVVE; encoded by the coding sequence ATGAAACAAAAAATGCATTTGTATCCAGTACTCATACTAGGTTTGCTGCTGTTCTACTCTTATGTAGTGATCAAGGTCATTTTGTTTAAGTTCGGAGCTGTTGATGTCAGTATATTGGGTCAGATGATATCCAGAGTCATAGAGAATCCTGCTTCTCTGAGTGAATCGATGAGCTATAGATCCAATATGATATGGCTGCATACGATAAAAGACAGCTTGGAGCATCCAACAACGCATAATTTAATCAATTTGTTTGGCAATGTCGCGATTTTTATCCCCTTTGGATTTTTGGCTGGAACGATCATCAAACAGCTGAGCTTTGTCCTCGTCATGCTTCTATCCTTCAGCTTTAGCTTGCTGCTCGAATGCGCTCAGATTGTTTTTAGTATGGGGACCTTTGATGTGGATGACCTGCTGCTTAACACCTCGGGGGCGTTTATTGGATATGTACTGTGGAAGCTGTGCAAGCTGTTTATCAAGAAAGAATCACCATCCGCAGCTTCAAATCAAGTAGTAGAATGA